Proteins from a genomic interval of Actinomycetota bacterium:
- a CDS encoding phosphoadenylyl-sulfate reductase: MLTAERVVFDDLEIGEIAMELDDQEPEDVIEWALETFEDRAAIVTSFQADGMVILDMAYHIRPEIKVVTVDTGRLPQATHDFIDQVRGHYPLADIQVLLPNHREVETMVQRKGLNLFRESVAQRLTCCQIRKVRPLVRALEGLDAWFTGLRRDQWASRAAIKKVDLDHDHDGIVKVSPLADWTKDEVWEYLEEFKVPTHPLYAQGYTSLGCEPCTRPIESGEDDRAGRWWWEENAPKECGMHCPIETGGFEHELRAILGDALHAGGH; this comes from the coding sequence ATGCTGACTGCCGAACGCGTCGTCTTCGACGATCTCGAGATCGGCGAGATCGCCATGGAGCTCGACGATCAGGAACCCGAGGACGTGATCGAGTGGGCGCTCGAGACGTTCGAGGATCGGGCGGCGATCGTCACGTCGTTCCAGGCGGACGGGATGGTCATCCTGGACATGGCCTACCACATCCGCCCGGAGATAAAGGTCGTCACGGTCGACACGGGGCGCCTGCCCCAGGCCACCCACGACTTCATCGATCAGGTACGCGGCCACTACCCGCTGGCCGACATCCAGGTGCTGCTGCCCAACCACCGTGAAGTCGAGACGATGGTCCAACGCAAGGGCCTCAACCTCTTCCGCGAGTCGGTGGCTCAGCGACTGACGTGCTGCCAGATCCGGAAGGTCCGGCCGCTGGTGCGGGCCCTGGAGGGCCTCGACGCGTGGTTCACGGGCCTGCGGCGCGACCAGTGGGCGTCGCGCGCCGCGATCAAGAAGGTCGACCTCGACCACGACCACGACGGCATCGTCAAGGTCAGCCCTCTGGCGGACTGGACCAAGGACGAGGTCTGGGAGTACCTCGAGGAGTTCAAGGTCCCGACCCACCCGCTGTACGCCCAGGGCTACACCAGCTTGGGATGCGAGCCGTGCACCCGGCCGATCGAGTCCGGCGAGGACGACCGGGCCGGGCGGTGGTGGTGGGAGGAGAACGCACCCAAGGAGTGCGGGATGCACTGCCCGATCGAGACGGGCGGGTTCGAGCACGAACTCCGCGCGATCCTCGGTGACGCGCTGCACGCTGGCGGCCACTGA